The Theobroma cacao cultivar B97-61/B2 chromosome 2, Criollo_cocoa_genome_V2, whole genome shotgun sequence genome includes the window GTTTCtgcttaaaagaaaaacagaaaggaCAAAGAAGATTACCAGAAACTCATTGCGCAATCGCTCTTTTTCCATCGGTGAAATCAAAAAGGCAACTAATAACTTTGATGAGGCAAAGATTATTGACAGTGACGCATTTGGTCTGGTTTACAAAGGTTACATTGACGAGGGGAGCACTGCAGTCACTATCCATCGAGCAACTCAggcaatttcaaaacaagagTTACATAAATTTGATGCAGAGATAAGGATGCATTATCATTTTCGCCATCAACATATTGTCCCGTTGATCGGATACTGCAAGGAAGACCATGAGATGATCCTCGTATATGAATACATGCCTAATGGCACCTTCCTTGAGCATCTTCATTTTGCTGATCAAAGGCAGCAATCCCCTCTCTCCTGGAACCAGCGGCTTGATATCTGCACTGGAGCAGCAAGATGCTTACACTACCTCCACTCTGCTTCGTCACACCCACTTATCCCTGCTGAAATCAAGACCACCAACATCCAATTAGATAAGAACCTGATGGCCAAAATTTCAGGATTTTCCTATAACCGTTTTAGCACCAAAACGAAAGGTACCATAGGATACCTGGATCCTGAGCAAAATTTGACAGAAAAATCTGATGTGTTTTCATTTGGAGTGGTGCTGTTGGAAGTACTTTCTGGAAGGCCAGCCATGAATCCAACGGCTGCAAGAGACAACGAGGAGACTGATCGGGGTACTGCTAATCCTCATGAAAGCTTGGTTCAGTGGGCATTGACTTGCCTCGAGAAAAGTACGGTTGATCTACTTGTGGATCGACATTTAAAAGGAAAGATTGTGCCTGCATCTCTTACAAAGTTCATAGAGATCACCGAGAAGTGCTTGGCAGATCAAGGGGTGAATCGACCATCCATGATCGAGGTGCTTTGCAGCCTAGAGTTGGCGCAGCAGCTGCAATTTCAGGGGTTTGAAAACTCAAATGGATCAGCTAAGGACATCGTTTCACACAGCAACTCAAATTTGATGCTCGGACTTGAGTTCTTTGGTGCAGGCCGGTGAAATTCATTTAAAGTTTAGTGCTGAAAAGGCTCATTGAAGTCATTGCAAATACTTAAATAATAGAGCAAAAAAGGAACCATATTAGCTTAGAGttgattatattaattatactCAGCAAAGCAACTAGCATTTTTGGACCATGGACCTGGCAAACCCACAAAACGGATACTGCATCTATTGCTGTTGTCCCTgtcaaaggaaaaaacaacAAATTGGTCATTCCTTGTTTTTTAGTCTAAAAAACATCATTTTGCATGCCACTTTCTACAGTTCAAATTGAATGCACGTGATCAGAATATTATGGCAGAGGTAGATAAAATGGGGAAACAGCTTTAGTTGAATTACAAGACAGCACTTCTATCTATCAGAATTGTTGTTCTTAGGTGTGTTCTTATCTactgctttattttttttatcagaaTTGCAAGCTGGAAATGTCTCTATTTTCTTAAGAATGTTTCATTCCCTGCTAATGAAATCGTGCATAAATGTTTTACTagaaattagaaagaaaaatttgtaAGTTTAAGTAGGATCATATCATAACACAAATACAAATACTCGATtaacatgaaaaataatttgaatctACTCAATAAAAGCAGaagtagaagaagaagaaagatcaaACAGGACTTTCACTTAGGGAACTTTTGTTGGAGAGGCAGTTACACACTGCTCTCAAAACTACATTGAAGATTGCAGAGAAAATCTAATGAAGAGGGGGGAGAGTTTCTGCAATCTAAAGGGCACACAAACTGCACTTAAAGATGCAGAAAAAACGTGataaaaaggaagagagttTTATGCAGAGTAAAGGACACACAAGTTTTCACAAAGCAGAGTTATCTTGGGTCATACACCACTTGCAATTGCTTCCAAGTACAATtgtcttttaaaataatgatgaACACAAAAATCTCAACTAAACATATTACAAAAGGCTACAAATGATCACTGCTAGAAGCATGCAACTAAGATTGAAACAGTATCACAGCAGAAGAGTCAGCCATTGACTTCAACAACTTTCTTTTTGCCCCACCTCGTGTGTCATGCTCTCAGTGGGAATGTATCATGTTCCaccatttaataaaaatgcaaACAAGTGAAACAACATAAGCATATATAGTATATAGTAGAAGCCTGGATTATTAACATTTTGTCGCAAATCTGAAACAATGTTATCCAGCTTCCTTCCTTATACCTACCACCTGATGAAGTGTGCTCTCAATCTAAAGTATTCCATCCTGTCAAAGAGGAAAACCACAGATATAAGGTCATTGCTCTTTGCAGAAATATTGACATTCTTCCTTAGTTTCTTGCTGATAGCCATAGCTCCCATCTCTGCTAGCATACCATCTTATGTCCCCACAGATTCCATCTCTCTGGACTGTTCCTCATCAATTTTCCCATCTAGTGTAAAGATGTCAAGCTCTCCCAGTGAATTTAAGTATGATTCTTCAGTGGTAACTAGGATTTATAATATAGATTCACACATCTTCCAATACCAAAAAACTCTCCCTTGCATCTTCCGGAAACAAACCACTTACACATTTACTGTCTCTACTGGCCCAAAGTTCATCCAATTGCATTTCCAACCgataaaacatgaaatcttgGACATATCCAAGGCATTATTCTCTGTCAGTGTGGCTGGTTACACTCTCTTAGGCACTTCCAAGTTCTCCAAACACAATTTACTCGTTGATTATGCTATTAGAGAATTTTGCATCATCATAGTTGGCCAAGTGGTGAATGTGACATTCACCCCATCATTGCATATCTCTGAGTCCTATGCTTTTGTGAACAAGATTGAGGTTGTCTCAATGCCTTCAATTCTTTACATAAAAGAGGATTTTCCACTTCCTCTTGTTGGATATCCTTCTCGTGGGtattatattcaaaactcTAGAGCCCTTGAGATGATGCACCGAGTGAACATGGGTGGAGATTCAATTTCCCCAAAAGAAGATACTGGTATGTTTCGTTTCTGGATAGAAGATGCAGGCTATCTGACAAGTGATGAAAGCAGTACAAGGACCATAGAATCAGAAGTTGCAATTAATTTCAGCTCCTTGATGCCAGCATATACAGCTCCCAAGAAGGTTTATGCTTCTGCCAGGATAGTTACAACTGAGGGTAGCTTTGCAAACTGGTCCTTCCCTGTTGATTCTCGTTTCTACTACCTCGTTAGGCTTCACTTCTGTGATATTTCAGGGTGGACTGAAGCAAATGAAGGAGTTTTCCGCATCTCTATCAACAATCACGCTGTTGAGGACCACGCAGATGTGCTCCATTGGAGTCATGGTGCTGGTATTCCTATATACAAAGACTACATTGTAAACTTCTCTAGGCATAGCGAAGGCATCAAACATCTCTCTGTTGCAATAGGGATCCTTAATGAACCAGATGATATATCTGGGTTAGCAATTTTAAATGGGTtggaaatattcaaattatctGACCTCTCCAACAATCTTGCTGGACCTTATCCATTTGGAACAAACGATGGTCATGATCAGAAGTTTCCCAGATCATCTGAATATGAGGATATCAAGCTGGTGATTGCTTTATGGAGTTTTATGGGTTTTGACATGGTATTAGTTCTTCTATGTTTGGTTTTCTTACAGCTCCCAGATGATTTGTGGCCATCTCTATTGATTCCACTTCTACCATCTAAATTAGAGTAGCAAAGAAAAGCTTTCATGCAGAAACAAACATCAGATACCTGTCAATGTTTCTCATTTGCAGAGATGAAGATTGCTACTGACAACTTCTCAAACAATTTACTAATAGGTGCAGGTGGATTTGGGAAGGTCTACAAGGGAATCATAGAGGGTGGTGCTGCACCTGTCGCCATAAAACGTGCAAATCCAGATTCTCACCAAGGTTTACATGAGTTCCAAAATGAAGTCTCCATGCTTTCAAAGCTAAGGCATGGACATCTAGTTTCTTTAGTCGGGTACTGGttggaaaacaaagaaatgatACTCGTTTACGATTATATGGCTCAGGGCACCCTACGTGATCATCTCTACAAGACTGACAAACCTCCACTTCCATGGAAGCAGAGGCTCAGAATTTGTATTGCTGCAGCTCGAGGCCTGCATTACCTTCATACAGGGGCAAACTACACCATTATTCACCGTGACGTGAAGAGCACCAATATATTGTTAGATGAGAATTTGGTCGCTTAAGGTTTCAGACCTTGGGCTATCAAGAATTGGCCCCAACTTGTTCACACAATCAAACACTCATGTTAGTACAGCAGTGAAAGGAAGTTTTGGGTACTTGGATCCTGAATATTACAGGCGTCGAATGTTGACTGAGAAATCAgatgtttattcatttggGATGGTGCTGTTTGAGGTATTATGTGCTAGGCCAGCTGCGTTACCAGTGGCAGAAAATGGAGAGGACGAGCATGAGAAGGTGAATTTAGCTGAGGGGGCCATTCATTGATTTCAATCAGGGACCCTTGATCAGATAATCGATCCATATCTACGAGGAAAAATTGATCCGATGTGTTGGAAGACATACACAGATATAGCAACTAGCAAGCAAGTGTTTAGTTGATAGAGGTAGTGAAAGGCCAACAATGGGAGATGTGTTGTGGAATCTGGAGCAGGCTTTGCTGCACCAACAGGAAAGAAACCACTTCCACAAGCAGAACACCGATTATTATGTGGCAGACAAGACCTCGACTGGTGAATTATCTCTAACCCTAGGTGGTGGACGACCCTTCTGCTTTGGTGACTCGGATCCCACACCAGGGATAGAATTCTCTGATATTATTATTCCTACTGGACGTTGATGGAGCCTGCTGCATCATGTTCTATAGATATTGCCAGGAAGGAACAATAATATATCATTCCTCTCCGAATCTAATTTGGATATCTGCTATTCCTCTGTCAGGAAAATCAGCATCTACTTCACACTGCaactaattaatttacatttaGGTTGGCCTTAAGAAGGATCGTAAAGAAACCTGGAACAATCATGCAACAAGGAAGGCTTTGTGATGTgtacattcccaaaataaaagagaggaaaattaCTTATTTTCTGCATCCATATCTAACTTGCAATAAACCCTTTGTTCTAACTGACTAAAACTAGAAGTATTTGTGTCGAGAAAATGATCAAATAAAGGTGAAATCGATCAATCAAAAGTTATCTTGATTTGATTTTCACCTGATCTAGCATGATCTTTTTCATATATTATGCAGAACACCATTCTGACTTAATAACCCTATTATTCCTTTGTATGAGGTAACTATAAGCGCTCCGGGCTAATCTAAAGATAGCAGACAGCAGAGCTTAGTCCTTGAGCCTTTGCTTAGCCCATTGGAGCTCTATGGCCCAATCTCCTTCTGCTCTTTAGGGATCTTATGCCAAGCTAGCAACTACTTGTATGTCTCTATCCTGATTGAATTTAGATGTAAATTATACTCTTTTAATTACATTCAAGAGTTGATTATCCTATTATCAgattgcattttctttttgaaaggAGTGTCctatagttattttttttgtaataatcTAGTTACATACACTCGATTGAAGATCtaaaaaatgtataaattgtGTATGGTAGGCGAGAAAAAGGAAGGATggaaaaattactttttttttcataattttttttgtttggtaaGAGAGAAATagtagaagaaaagaaaaatgaatgaatttgtattttctccttctttctaaatccattttcttttcgaaagtaggaaaaaaatttattcaacttaaattcacaatattatttataattttatctctaacctctttcttttcctctattttttatcattcatatcaaagacaaaaaaaaatcaaattatatatttaatgctTATACTCTATCTAAATGTTggatttaatctttttataataatttatataaatcaaGTCTTTTatactttcaaaatttgttaaaataattattatcaatttttaaaaacacaaaatGACTTGTTGGCAGCGATCAACGGTACCATAACGTAGGTCAACACAATAGCAACATGGTAATTCCTACTATGACTTAGTCAATGTAATACCATTTTAATCAATGTCACATCATCTTGATTAAATGTCAAGTTAACAATTTTaatgtataaaaaattttagaggTGTTAACCATTGAATTCACgttaacaaattttaaaagtatGTGATAGTAGAAagattaaatcaaataatttgatATAGTGCAAAGATTACatgtataattaataaaaaataacttttcttttcataataTTAGTGGGAAGCACGGTCAGACCCTGTTTAGTTCTTTCCTTTTCTGCTTTCTAAATCTGACATTGACAGTCAACGCCATTTGTATGAGTTATCCACAGGGCATAGAACTCCAACCTTTaatgtttctttcttcaacTAATTTTGTTTACCACCGATATTGGAGTACCATGGTTTCCTACTACCTTGAGGCTTTGGCATCCACAAACAGATAGATTAGGCTTTGAAATCCAATTTTCTTGATAATTATGTTTCTCAGTCTCTTCTTCTTGTTCCATCTCATAGTCCCTGGCTTGTCAGAGTTCCTAAGCTGTGCTTCATCCACAACCATGTCACCTGATATCCAGTTCGACGAGTCCAAGATGGGAAGACCGATTTTATCTCGGGTATCAATGTCCAATCCTGGCAACCTTGAACTTTTAAAAACTTCTGCTTGCATATTTACAATACCATCCAATAGCACATTCACCGTCTCCCCTGGTCCCGTATTTGTAAGACTTCATTTTTATCCAATCTCTTATCCAAGCTTAAACCTTTCAAAAGCATTGTTTAATGTTAGCATCGGCAGCTACACTCTTTTATCTATTTCCAAGTCTTCCTACTCTAAAGGAGCTTTTGATGTTGAGCATATCATCAAGGAATACTGTGTTCCTGTAGAAGGCCATGTATTGAATATATTGTTCACCCCATCGTCAGATTATTCTGATGCCTATGGCTTTGTTAACATGATTGAGGTCGTTTCGGTGCCTCCGAAGCTTTACATAGGAGATCTGCGACTGCCACTCATTGGACATCCTAATCAATCTTACTCTATGAACTACACAGCTCTTGAGACTTTTTATCGGGTGAACGTGGGCGGTTCGCCCATCTCTGGTAACCATGATACTGGCAGTGGCATGTCTCGTTCTTGGTCTGGGGACCAAGGTTATCTGCTTCCTAACACAGATATTATTCACTTCAAGAAAGCAGAAATTAACTTCGGTTCTGAGGTGCAAGCATACACTGCCCCAAAGGAAGTCTATTCCACAGCTAGAAAGACATTAATTCCTGATGATAACCTAACCTGGTCAGTTCCTGTAGATTCTGGCTTCTGTTACCTCATTAGGCTTCATTTGTATATGCACAATAGCACGTATTTTATGGAAGAGAATCAAATGGTTGTTCATATTTATAGTCCTGATCATGCAGAAATCAACTTAACTGAGAAGCTGGGAGTTTCCATCTATAGAGATTATCTTGTGAATTTCTCAGGAAAACACCACAGGATAATGTTTCTAACAATTGCcattcaacaaaataaaagtgcAATTCTTAGTGTGCCAATCTTGAATGGGTTAGAAATCTTCAAACTATCTGATGATAGCAACTCTCTTGCAGGACCTAATCCATTCAAAGCAAGAAAGGTATTTGATACCTTATCTGATACCTCATCTTTTGATATTAATCCGGCTATCTATACGATTATTAAGGTATTAGCAGCAGGGCTTTTTGTAATACCTATTGTATGCTATGGTTGCCTCCTCCTTTCACCTTTCAAATCACGACGGTGCTCTTACTTAAAACGGAAAAGAAGGGTTACATATTTACCATCGTCAGAGCACTGCCCGCACTTCTCTCTTGCTGAGATAAAGTTAGCGACCAACAACTTCTCGGATGCTTTATTACTTGGCTCAGGGGGGTTTGGAAAGGTGTACAAGGGCTGTATTATTGATGGCATAGGCAACACCATGGTTGCTATAAAGCGTGCAAATCCCAATTCACACCAAGGACTAAACGAGTTCCAAACTGAAATCACCACACTTTCTAAGCTGCGGCACTGCCACCTAGTATCCTTGATCGGCTGTTGCATGGAAGATGATGAAATGATTCTTGTCTACAATTTTATGGCTGGAGGTACTCTACGCGACCACCTTTACAACACCAAGAAAACACCACTTCCATGGAAGCAGAGGCTAAAGATTTGTATTGGTGCAGCTCGGGGACTGCACTATCTTCACACAGGAGGAAAGCAGACTATCATTCACCGTGACGTGAAAACCACTAACATCCTTTTGGATGAAAATTGGGTGGCCAAGGTCTCAGATTTTGGGTTGTCAAAAATTGGACCAAATATGATGACAGAAGCTGAAACTCATGTAAGTACATTGGTCAAGGGCAGTTTTGGATATCTAGATCCAGAATATTATCGCCGTCGAAGA containing:
- the LOC18610200 gene encoding receptor-like protein kinase FERONIA codes for the protein MFLSLFFLFHLIVPGLSEFLSCASSTTMSPDIQFDESKMGRPILSRVSMSNPGNLELLKTSACIFTIPSNSTFTVSPGPVFVRLHFYPISYPSLNLSKALFNVSIGSYTLLSISKSSYSKGAFDVEHIIKEYCVPVEGHVLNILFTPSSDYSDAYGFVNMIEVVSVPPKLYIGDLRLPLIGHPNQSYSMNYTALETFYRVNVGGSPISGNHDTGSGMSRSWSGDQGYLLPNTDIIHFKKAEINFGSEVQAYTAPKEVYSTARKTLIPDDNLTWSVPVDSGFCYLIRLHLYMHNSTYFMEENQMVVHIYSPDHAEINLTEKLGVSIYRDYLVNFSGKHHRIMFLTIAIQQNKSAILSVPILNGLEIFKLSDDSNSLAGPNPFKARKVFDTLSDTSSFDINPAIYTIIKVLAAGLFVIPIVCYGCLLLSPFKSRRCSYLKRKRRVTYLPSSEHCPHFSLAEIKLATNNFSDALLLGSGGFGKVYKGCIIDGIGNTMVAIKRANPNSHQGLNEFQTEITTLSKLRHCHLVSLIGCCMEDDEMILVYNFMAGGTLRDHLYNTKKTPLPWKQRLKICIGAARGLHYLHTGGKQTIIHRDVKTTNILLDENWVAKVSDFGLSKIGPNMMTEAETHVSTLVKGSFGYLDPEYYRRRRLTEKSDVYSFGVVLFEVLFARPAVLPLVESEEEHDKVNLAEWAIHCYQMGTLDQSIDPSLLGQINPECFQTFTAIARKCLADKGSDRPSMGEVLCNLELAWQQEHKCSLLEANSLQGRANVGIGGNLPPTIDCQRCLPIGNSDPTPGAEFSEIIVPIGR